DNA from Equus asinus isolate D_3611 breed Donkey chromosome 17, EquAss-T2T_v2, whole genome shotgun sequence:
GTATGATGGACACAAAAAAACCCATCaaccatatataaataaaacagtgtGTCCCaagtccaataaaactttatgcaCCATTGTTTCTTGATCCCCGTTCTAAATTAGATAAACAACTTTTTGGTAAGTTTGTACACTGGAAAACTACACAGCAATGAGGATGAATGAACTATCTCCACTGGCAACGGCATGGAAAAATCTCACAAACATAGTGTTGAGTAAAATAAGCaagacaaaaatacataaaactgtaTGATTGTGGTACTATATACCTCAAAAACATGAAAACTAACTTAGCATATTGTACAACAATGTCTGATGGGTGTGGGATGATTTCTAAGATGCTagtaatgtgttttttttttttgcctggttGGGTGAGGAGAtcttttaatatctgaaaattgAGTTGCAGTATACTTTTATTCCGTGAAAGTTTTCCATATGCATATTATACTACAGATTTCCCAAAAACAAAGTATGTTGACTATCAGATTGTAAACAAtgacaagatttattttttaaatttttttaatttaacagttCCTTGTACACAATATGTtcataatatatttgtaaaattaatatACTGCCTAATTTCATTGAATAGCTCAGTATATAATTAATCTTCACCAtactcaaagtgctgccttgctTGCAGAACGACAATGTCTTTATCCACCCACAGGCATTTCTAATCTTTCCTCTAGTGGCAGGGACACAGTGTGTTTTGGGGCGAATATCATGAAATAAAATCTGTGTCATAATACTTAATGTTTCAGGGACAGACAACTATTTTCTGAAGAATGTGATCTTCTAGGTAGTCATATGCCTACACAGTATTATTTTAGTGTAGTCCAGAAACCCTTAGATATAAATTTTTCCCACTTGCTCGTATCTGATGTATAAAATTTCTCTAAAGAcagtttattttcaattatttaagaaCTCTATCCTTAGTGAAACAGATCCATTTGAGAGTTAAATTAAGTTATGCAGTTTATAATAACAATGGAGCACCACAGACTCAGGTTTACATCATTGGGAGGAAGTAGATTGAGGGGAATTTAGTCTACAGGGTCTGGAAAAGCAGCCCTGTATAACAAGCTACAGTTACATCCTGTTTGAACAAAATGTAATCTGAGGGATTTTCACATCCCtgaagacaggaaagcaactgaggggaaaactaatttgaaaagaccAAGAAAAATTCTACACCCTCAAAATATGTACCAGAAAACTAAACAGTGATAGCAAACACCTTGGATGACACAAATGCACCAGTCTCTTAAGTTTAAATAGTATAAAATTATTAGCAATTAGTTATATGGTTTGAGCTCTTAATCAACAATATCTTCCACAGGAGTACATTTGGTATCTTAGTTTTTGGAACATCACATAAAGCATGACAATCTATTCTTTGAAGAGGACTTTCTTGATTCACATGTGGTATATATCACTCAGAATGTGGCCAATACAGAGGCCCCGAGGGGTGCCATGTTGCACAATTTCAAGGGCCAacaactttttttattttctatttactccCAGGAATGGGACAATGCAGCCACTTccatatcattttcttttcatacaaATGTTAATAATGTTCAAGTGttcaattataataaataaaatccagTATTAGTCATTTTCCATTCAAGTAGACTTTCCTCCAGCTCAAAACAGATATGTAATACCTTTTACAATAAACATGTGAACTCAGAATAGGAGTTTTATGGTGATACTGTATTCTATGAATGTTTACAAACTTTAAAAGCAATCACTAGGTGTTAAATTATCTTCACAAATGATGTTGGACTTGAACTCAGGCAGCTCCTCTCTGATTTAAGTAAGAAATTTTAATATACCTTATTACTGATTCTTTCTACTACATTTTagcaaagaatttttctttttactttgcaCATTCAAACACACGCACATACCTGGAGCACTGTATACATAGCGTTCTATAAGAGTGTGAGTTATGTgtttgtgcacgtgtgtgtgtgtgtatgctatAAGATTGGCTATAAACATTATCCCTGCCAATTATTAAGCAAAATTGAAGGAATACTGTAACAGTTACATACAAAAACAGCATACCAAAGCCATTACAACCCAATCTGCTCCCACCTCAATTCAAGATGTGTGTCCATGCATATAGAAACATATACTCACACAAATGTACgtacatgtatacacatacatgcattttAGTTCTGGTGAGTAAACAATGTGGCTTGCtaacattaatttttcttctcatgcCAAGTGACAAAATTGCCATGCTATATACAAATCAATATTCTGGGGGCAATCCTCTATCTTCAATGCTTGCCCAAGCTATTAGTTTATTATTGAATATAACATTTCTCTGAACTGCTTTGTGGTATCACTCATTTACTGTAGAGAGTTAATTAAATAATTGCTAAGGGAATTTAAATGGACCGTAAATTCTTACTTATAAAAGTTATTCTTTTACTTCACTAAGTAGAGAGGAAACTATAAGATGATTAGTGATAACACTATTACTTGTGAATCATCATAATTCTAAAAGTGAAGATACACTGCAGATGTAAGATCAgtgtattttttcccattttccattTCCAAACGTTGTTAATGGAATCCAGGTATTCCTGAAAACAACACCTATGCTCACTATTAATGAAATTTAGAGTTGATTTTACATACTTATCTCTGAATGTGTTAGCCTTTCATGCTGTGCTTTTGGGGTTCCTTCATAGCCTTTTAGTACTGGAAATTTTATTGTGAACTATCTAGACCAATTATTTCTCCTAAGGAaacttagaaatagaaaatttggatAGTATTCTGATGAATCAAAGACAAAGGAAGAGTTTAAGAATTGAGTCTAGAAACAAACATCCTTATTTATAGAATATATATCTGTGTATACATGAAAAAGTACATAATAGTGAAAATAAATACTTCCTGAAACAAAGTTTCTCTCTAGTTATATTCTCTATATACTATTCTGGTTACCTTTTACTATATAAACATtgcatggcttaaaacaatgatcATTGGTCAATTATTCTGTTCTTCCTTATGTTGGCTGAGGTCACAATGAAGTATTCAGTTGAAAGTTGGGATAGGCTATAGGGTCTCTCATAACTGGCACCAGGATGAGAATGCCTAGAAAGATCTACTCAGCTGGCCCCCTTCCCTCTCCATATAGTCTCAGAGTCTATCATATGGTTTACTCAGAAGGATAGTTGGACTTCCTACGTGGCAGCTCTCAGTAGTGACATACAATAGCTCTGCATATTTCTGTTAGTCAAAGCAGTTAAAGAACAGCAAAAATTCAACAGGAGGATATATAAGAACATTGTCTTTAAGGAAAAGGTGTAAGATGTGTGCAGTCATCTTTAATCTGCCAAACCATCATAGGCCACTGCAGAACTTTGAGATTTCTCATTCCAGattcttttattaatatttttaacactttaaCTAAATGCATGAGAATGTGTGTAacctttttattctttgttttgtacATACTTACAAAGCCACTGAATAAAGTGGTACTGGAACGGCGGCTATATAGAAGGAAAAGTGACAGGCATTTCAATCATTGTCTTTGTGAAATCAGACTTAACTCTGGGACCTTGGGAAGTAACCCAGTCACACCAGATTCCAAGATGGATAATCAAGGTTTAAGAAGTATGGAGAATTCCACTGTTATCTCTTGGGAAGTATATGGGGAGGACAGGAAATTCAAACTTACAACTATTCTCAATTTCTTAAACAATTAGTATGTATAGTAGCAaactaaatttgttttttttttaaagattggcgcctgagctaacaactgttgccacattttccctttttttccctgcttttttctgccCAAacgcccccagtacacagttgtatattttagttgtggctccttctagctgtggcatgtgggagccacctcaacatggcctaaagAGCAGctccatgtcagcgcccaggatccgaaccctggggcgccgaaggggagcttgaacttaaccactcagccatggggcccgcccctaAATTTATTCTTGAAAAATGATTATCCACGCACAAGTTTTTAACTGGATCATACTTGCACATAGGAAATATGTCagcagaaaaaaattccaaaagctACTGCATTGCTATTCATACACCAGCCTCCATTTCAAGTaacctaaaatatttaagaataaatatttagggTGCAATTACCTTTGTAAATCCTTGTCCTACAGACTTtgggaaatacaaaattaaaaactgaaagtaTTTATAAAGGCTTAAATGTAATAGAGatttttatatgaataaaataaaaataattcaaaaaagagTCTACTAAGTATAGAGAATGTGATAGAGTCATAAAATCAACAAAGTGTGGATGGATGAGATGCATTTTGGGGATGAGAATGAGACAATGCTTGTTGAAGAAAGTGACCTTTATAGTTTCCATTGACAGGAATGTTTAAGCATAATTATGAATAACagttaaaaagtagagaaaacctaaatgtccattaactgatgaatggataatgtaccttattcataaaatgaaatataattcagccataaaaaaggaaattctgaaaatgctaaaacatggatgaatcttgaaaacactatgctaagtaaaagaagaccACTATCAacaacccacccccccccccaacacacacacatattgtaTAATGCCAAGATCTGAGCTGTCCAGTATAGGCAATCTCATACAGTCAggaagcagattggtggttgccaggagtagTGGGGAGGCAAGAAGGGGAAGTGCCTGTTGAGTATGAGTTACTTACCCGAGTgatgaaaaatgttctggaattagatagtggtgatggctgcacaactttgtgaaaatACAAAAAACTAAAGAAGTGCATACATggaaagggtaaattttatagtatataaaaCTATGTCTCAGTAAAATTAGTACCATCAAAGGATAATAATATTCCCAAATGAGTTGGTGAAGGAGAATGCTTCACAAATagagtaaacaaaatgaaaaatagaaaggagaTGAAAATTACTAAGAAGGggatcattttgtattttattgaatttctcCTTTGAGGCAGAGGGTTCAGATTCAGTGTAAATGTGAAGCTCTACACAAAAGTAATTTGCAGGTTTCTTCCTGTCAGATCAACATGTTGACAATAGTGAAGAAATAAGACTCAGTTTTTGCTAAAGTTCTTGCTGTACTCGCAGGGGAAAATACAGAACAAGGAATATAATTAATCCCATGTTAGCATATACTGAAGCCTGAGGGTGAAAGCGTCAGAGATTTAAATACCACATGCTATCTGGTAAAATAAAACACTATCTGCCTATTTTTCAGCCACCTGTAGCAAATGCAGAAAGACCTACTCATCTCAGGTAGGTTCCTGAGTCTCCAAATTTAAGGAACATAGGggaaatttttgacatttttgaaaaagaaatttataaatgatTGATTTTTACAGCTGCTGACACAGTTTAATAAACTCAGCAATCTATCgtcaaaaaattatattttttctcagaaCAGAACTGACTGAAATTATTAGTATTcacaaaatagtattttaatgattttattttaatccagGGTCACAGGAGAACTGTTTATCACTGGGGAAGTATGTACATGaatttaagtttttttatttcagaaataatttagatAGCACCTTACAAATAGCAACATGCATACTCACCTCCATGTGAACCACATGCTATATTTACTTAactccaagaaaaaataaattctcataTATTAACAAATGCATATATACTTTCAAACACATGAGACACACAGAAATATACTGATACACAAGTAAGAGAAGCTTTTATATCTCAGAAAGATGTATTGTCCATcattctatttacattttttaaattcaaaactccatttaaaaaccaaaaagatgCAAATGTATGTGTTGTATTCTattgttttcacttatttttagcaCTTTTCTTTGGTCAAGAGAGTCATCTTTGGCACCAGACAACTCCCACAAATAGGGCATGAGTATTGTGACAGAGTAATAAGAATTTCTAGAGGAAAGGTTTAATGGTTATTTCATGTCTCACCAAAAACTAAACATAATTTAGACCAGGAACAGTAACataatcattttcattattattcgtTAATGATACTCACTGTTTCTAGAATTAACATCAAGTCTTTTAAGCCAACCATATTGAGGAACGTAACAATGGTAATCATTTTTTGTGTCCATGTGACTATTTTCAGGCTTAGAAAATGGTTAGTCCTACATCTTACAGCCTGGTCCTACTAACATCGTCTCTTCCACATTATTTTGAGTGTAGAATGAGATATTAATTCATCTAAATCTACgccagagagaagaaagttaAAGTCTGGAGAAATAGAACTTATAGAAATTCACGTATATTATGAACGATATGTACACCAGATAAAAATTTTCCAATATCtatctcaatttattttttatcattctcaAATACTTAGCAACCCTTCTTTAATTGATGAGTAATTTAATGGGAACATGGCTGGATAATTTTCTGAGCATTAAAAaacaattacagaaagaaattgTGTTCTCCTGTTCAAATATTTGTGGACTTCTGGAAAAGTTAAAATGTatctatcattttttttattatttcctcataAATTTAGGTAAGAACAAAGAGGAATGGTTGGAGAAAATTGCTGCTCCTTGAATGGATTCATTTTCTTGGGAATGTCCAATAACCCTGGGATTAAAGTGATCCTGTTTACCATGTTTATAGTTGTTTATCTCATTAATTTGGGGGGAAATCTTGGAATGATTGCTTTAATTAGAATGGATTCCCAACTGCACACACcgatgtactttttcctcagccaCCTCTCTTTCTGTGACCTTTGTTATTCCACAGCAATTGGTCCCAAGATGCTGGTGGATGTATTTGCCAAGAACAAATCAATCCCCTTCTATGGCTGTACTCTGCAATTCTTCATCTTCTGTACCTTTGCAGATTCTGAGTGTCTATTGTTGGCTGTGATGGCCTTTGATCAGTACAAGGCCATTAGAAACCCGTTGCTCTATGTAGCCAACATGTCCAATCGAGTGTGCTCCCTGCTCCTGGCTGGGGTTTATCTGGTGGGAATGGCAGATGCTTTGATGCACACCTCATTAACATTCCACTTATGCTTCTGTGGGTCAAATGAgattaatcatttcttctgtgatttacgaccacttttcctcctttcctgctctGATACACAAGTCAATGTGTTGGTATTATTCACCATTTTTGGCTTCGTTGAACTGAGCAACATTTCAGGAGTTCTTGTCTCTTACTGTTATATTATCCTATCAGTCTTGAAGATCCACTCTGCTGAGGAGAGGTTCAAAGctttctccacctgctcctctcaCTTAACAGTTGTGGCAATTTTCCAGGGAACTATTCTCTCCACGTATTTCAGGCCGAGTTCTTTATATTCCTCAGATCAAGACAAAATGACCTCATTGTTTTACACACTTGTGATTCCCATGTTAAACCCTCTGATTTATAGCCTGCGGAAAAAGGATGTGAAAGAGGCCCTAGAAAAATTGAGAAGTAAAAGATGGTTTTAAATActtgtgtgtacacatacacactcacacatttaATGAttgttattttcataaaattatataatatgatacaagagaaacataattttctcacatatttaaataaatgagtatCTGTACTAAAGCTCAACCACAAGAAAATGTTGCAGTTCCCCAAATCTGTCAAGATTTACCATGGTCTTGAATTTAGTTGTGATCCATCTTTTTGTAGAAAATGTTCCCAAACCTTCTAATTTTGCCACTTTTTTTAATCATACTTTCACTCAAGCATCATTTCAAGTACTAAGATTTATTGTGTTCACTATGTGCTCTTTGTGCATTTAGATGCTCTGCATTTCAGGATGAATCCAGGAGTTTCTATACTAATAAACtctataatgaagaaaaataaatagacgTTACTTAACTGAACACTCAAATAATTCATAATAAGGCTCAAAACtttcataaagttaaaaattgGAGGTTAACAATctagaaaaaatgtgaaaatctaGTCGGTAGAAGAAAAGCTTCCCTGGATGGAAATGAATATCTGAATAGTCTTAGATCTAAAAAGAAATGCGATTTGGGGAGCAGAAAGGATTCTAGGAAGAGGGCCTGACAGGTACAGAATTCTTCACGTGGCCGATTTTATAACGTTTTAGCATTAAAGAATCCCAAGGATAGGTTATAAAGAGCAATGTAAAGTGCCTTGATAAATTACATCATTGCGCTGTAATTATTTACTATCAACTCCTCTATCACTTCTTGCAGGAAGCTTCTCTTCAATTCCTCCCCTTTCTCAGCTTTGGTTAAATGTCCCTTTTTATAGTTCACAGACAGCTGTCTCCTTTAAGCATTGTTTTAATACCACCCTGCTCATTCAATCACTGTCTCTAATACGCAATTTTGAGCCATTTTTGCTCAAGGACTGAGAATTCCATCCCTTTTATCCAAAGTACCTGCATAGTGTTTGGGACAGcaaaaggcaaaacaaacaaataaaaacaataaaataaaattgtagatAACATATTTGACTGCCTATTAGATGTGAGTAACACAAAATTAACTGAAGTTATGGTATGTGGCTTGAACATATATACTTTATAACTTTTATGAAAGTACGTATAGTGGATGTGGATACTAAAGTAATGGATCTGTGAAGACATACATGCCGATTACACTTAAAGTAAAGAGCATTTGCCTACGTATGTTCTTAATATTTGTCTGTGTCATCTGTCTCTGCTATTGCTTCTGACAGTTAAAGCACGGAATCAGCTTGTTGAGACAACGTGGTTATGGCTATAGATTTGAAGGACCTTGAAAGACTCAAGGTTACTCTTTATTATCCATTAGAATGATAGAAGTTAAAGGCCATTGAATGTCTTAGATTTTCTAGTTGCCATTGTAAAATGCCTTTGCGGGAAGTCATTTCAAAATGGAAGTAAAACCCAAGAAGACTCTCTGATTTTCCAAAGAGCATTTGTGGGACAGTGTGACCTATCACATTatcatgacagaaaaaaaaatattatggagactatttctcttctttttgacaAAAGGCTTTAAGGGTTTTCAACTGAACTATATTTCCTCAGTTAACAAATGCTCTTCTGGAATTGTTACTTATGAGTAGCAGCATGGTAGAAAACACTGTTTGAAATGTATTGTCTAAGAAAAATGGGATGTCAGTGGATCGCTGCTAATTTAGATGAAGTAAATATTTCACCTTTTTAACTTATCTCCCTCCATTATGAAAAGTACATATTTTAGAATCAAAAGACTGATTATCTATATATTGACAGTTTTATCAGGATGAAAGGGTTTGAACTAAAGAGATGAGAATGTTAAGCCCTGTAAATGAAATTCCAAACTTAGAATTGATTGATTGAATTAATTGTGTGCTTCCTCACCCTGAATATATTAGGCTTAATAACACATTACAAGGAATATATTTTTAGGAGATTCATGACCGAAATAGAACTTTGGGGAGATGTCGTCTAAGGACTCTTTTATCTCCATATTCTACATAAATAGGGGACACCACATCAAAATACTATGATGTTTTATAGCCTCTCTACTTCCATTCTAtcattcccttcccttcttcgGTTCTCTACATGACATCGTTCTCACACATCCCCAGTGACTGATGGACAATGTAATTGTCCAAATAAAGTATTTTGGGGGTTAAGGAAAGGTCTTTAATGATAGTGACATAGGAAGCTCATGAACTCCCCTTTTCCCATGGACACGCCAAATGAACAGCTACACATGCCACAATTCCCTCTGAAGGAAATCAAAACACCAGCTGAGTGACTCTTACACatcagaagaatgaaaaaatatccacAATGAAATGGCTAGGAAAAGCTGAGACAGACTTTTGTAATAAATCCCACCCCCAGCACAGGGACATACAATTGGGAGGAAACCTCTAGCTCTCAGCTTCTCCCTGACAAGTGAACGATTTGGACTCCACAACTAGAAGCCCAACTTTTAAGACTCTCAGCAGAGGGATAGGCCTCCAAATCCTCTATCCTTGAAAGCCAATGGGACTTGTTTAAACAAGACCCATGAGAGTGTAGCAAATAAAGAAGTAGTTATTAAGAGAAGCCAGCACTAGCTGCAGCTATCACACCAGGGCTCAGAACTGAGAGAACAGGCAGAAAATCTCTCAGTCTTTCCCTGAATGGAATCTATACGCAAACATTAAAAGCTACTGCCTCAGGGACAGGCAGCTAATTTAGCAAGCATTGTGTggctgactgagatcctccctGGAGATCAGAAAAGCCTGTGGGCACCCccctccactctctccctcttGTTCACCTCAAGTCAGAAGTATATCCCTGAAAGGATCTTGCATAGACATCTGCACCCCAGCTTTTGTGATTGCTATCTGAGGAACATATCCCCAGATATCCTGGCTCTGATAACCAACAGGACTTCCATTCAGGAATACCACTGAAGTTTAAAATCATGCCAAGcacacaatggtatgaaactagacaACACACAGaagtagaaaactggaaaattcacaaatagatAAAGAATAATCAACATgctcttgaacaaccaatgggtcaaaataaaaatcaatagagaattcaaaaaaatatcttgagataaataaaaatacaaatataacatGCCTAAAGTTAAGGGATgtggcaaaagcagttctaagatggAAGCTTATAGTTAGAAATGcttacattaaggaaaaaaaggtcTCAAATAAACaccctaactttatacctcaaggaactagaaagaacaaactaagtccaaagttagtaaaaggaatgaaataacaaACATCAGagcttaaataaatgaaagagggactaaaaagacatagaaaagatCAATCAAAAAAGAGCTGGTATTTAAAGGATACACAAAATACATAAATCTTTTGCTAgacttacaaagagaaaaaacggaagacaaaaataaataatattacaaatgaaagaaGATACATTATACTTGGTATCGCACAAAGAATCATAGAAGACcgctatgaacaattatacatcaAGAAATTGGACACCttagaagaaactgagaaattcCTAGAACACACAACTCACAGagaatgaatcatgaagaaacagataatctgaacagaccaattactagtaaggagagtgaatcagtaaccaaaaaactcccaacaaagtccaggaccagatggcttctctgtgaattctaccaacatttaaagaattaatacccaTCTCTCTCAAACTCTTGAAAAAACCGAAGATGAGGGAAcccttccaaactcattttataaggtcagtattaccctgataccaaaatcagataaggaaactgcaagaaaataaaattaaaagccaatATGTTTGATGCACGTAGACGtgaaaatcctcagcaaaatttcAGCAGACTAAATTCAAAAGtcaattaaaaggatcatataccacaatcaagtgggatttatgccacagatgcaaggatggttcaacatctgcaaatcaatcaatacaacgaattaacaaaatgaaggataaaaattatatgatcctctcaatagatgcagaaaaaacaagtgacaaaattcaacatccttccATGATAAAACTCAGCAAACTAGGTGTAGAAGTGACTTACCTCAATATAAATAAGGGCAATAAATGACAAGCCCACAAGTAACATCATAGTCAACAGTGAAAGGTGAAATCTTTCcctctaagatgaggaacaagacaaggattcccATTCTTGTTAGTTTTAGCCAACATAGtgctgaaagtcctagccagagcaattaggaaataaaagaaagaaaagccatccaaatcagaaagcaagaaatcaaattgtctctatttgcagatgacatgatattgtatatacaaaaccctaaagactcctcTGAAGAAcacttagaactaataaacaaattcagtaaagttgctaaaaacaaaatcattgtacaaaaatcagttgcgtttctatacactaataatgatcTATTAGAAACAGagtttaagaaaacaatcttatttataatagaatcaaaaagaatagaataaaatacttaggaataaatttaaccaaggaagtgaaagatatatatattgaaaactgTAAGTTATTGATGAAAGTAATggaacacacaaataaatagaacaatGTTCCATGTTCTggaatcagaagaattaatattgttagtttaaaatcaggaagtgtgatgcccttagttttcttctgctttctcaaGACTTTTAACTATTCCAGGTGTCTTTTGATTCCATACAAATGTCAggattattttcctatttctgtgataaacactattgggattttgatagagctTTCATTAAATGTGTAGATCACTTTAGGTAgtatagatattttaacaatatttagagAGGACACAAATTTACACTCAAATACTTCTCACCTTTGCAATATTACAATGAATAAAGGCAAAactaaatttttttagaaaaatag
Protein-coding regions in this window:
- the LOC106848179 gene encoding olfactory receptor 5W2-like; this translates as MVGENCCSLNGFIFLGMSNNPGIKVILFTMFIVVYLINLGGNLGMIALIRMDSQLHTPMYFFLSHLSFCDLCYSTAIGPKMLVDVFAKNKSIPFYGCTLQFFIFCTFADSECLLLAVMAFDQYKAIRNPLLYVANMSNRVCSLLLAGVYLVGMADALMHTSLTFHLCFCGSNEINHFFCDLRPLFLLSCSDTQVNVLVLFTIFGFVELSNISGVLVSYCYIILSVLKIHSAEERFKAFSTCSSHLTVVAIFQGTILSTYFRPSSLYSSDQDKMTSLFYTLVIPMLNPLIYSLRKKDVKEALEKLRSKRWF